The segment ACTCCAGCTGACCCTCTCGaggtcatcatcatcatcatcgacAATATCCCGAAGGCTGTTCACTGCCCGTTTGGACTCCTTTAGCTACACACAAAAGAGTGACCTTGTATAAGGACCATCAGAATTGCAGAATACACTTCATTTCCTACTATCATCAAACATCTCCCAAAGAATTTAGAATACAGTTTCTTCAGCTTCCATTGTTTCTTGGGATGGTATTTTAATCCTGTAGCTGTGCAGCAGACATAGGAGTCCTTCCTCACCACTGGGAGCCCCAAGGACACCTATACGGACACTAACAGCTCAGCCAGCGGGAGATGCGGTTTGGTGCCTGGGCGAGGAACCACGTCCTCATGAGATTTGGGACTGGCTACCATGGAGAGAGACAGGAGCCCTTGGTACCCTCCGCAGTGGGCAGGAGGTGACAATCACCTACAGAACATCGACCCTCCGGGACGTGCAAGGCCGAGACCCGGGCTGGGACGGCTACGGGGGCCCACCCTGCGAGGGTGTCGGACCGGCAGCTCCAGGGCCGGACCCTCCCTACCTGCGAGAGCTCGTCATCCTCATCGTCAAAGGTGAAGGCCCGGAACTTGGAGCTGTGCCAGTACTCCTCCTCGTCCGCCCGCACCCTGCTCATCTGCAACGGCACCGCGTGGCTAcctcagcacagggagggagggatggaggagctgcctcGGGGTTATCGccacccctgccccaggtgCAGGTCCAGGTCCCGGCCCCaccgcccccagcccctctctcaCCTCGCCGCCCCTCCCGCGCCAGCAGCgctcacagcagggcagggcgggGTGGGGCAGCCGCGCGCGGAGCACGCCGGGACATGTAGTTCTCCCGCTCCATGAGGAGCGCGGCCGCTCCTCGTTCACGCACTACGAGTCCCGGCGTGCCCCGCAGGCTGCAGTGACTTGCCTTCGGACTACCAGTCCCAGCGGGCTGGGAGAGCGGCGGAGTGGTGTCTAGGCCGGCAATTGGGATCGGGGCCCTGGGAACTGTGGGCTGACTCCGGGAGCTGTAGGCCGGCGGGGACGGGACGGGAGCACCAGCCCCCGCCCCAAGCTGCCTACAGCGCGGCGGAACCAACTAGCCGGGCGGAACCAATAAACCGGGGTGGCGCCGCGGGGGCGTGCCGGAAGGGCCCGCACCGGGCGGAAGGCGGGAGGCGGCGCGGCGGTTCTAGCAGCTTCCACGGGCGCTCGGAGCGGAGGCGGCAATCCCGGTCCCGATGGCCAAGTGGGGGGAGGGAGACCCGCGCTGGATCGTGGAGCAGCGGGCCGACGCCACCAACGTCAACAACTGGCACTGGTAAGCGGGGCGGCTGCTCCCGGAGCCGCCCGGCCGGCCCCGGCGCGGAGGGGGCTGCACGGCCGGAGCCGCGGGCAGAGGGGCCGCCCCCGTCCCCTCCTCGCCGAACGGTGCTGAGGCGGGGCTGACCGGGCTGAGCCTCCGGGGCGGCACCGGCTCCGTGCGTATGTGCCGGGGTGCCCGAGCCGAGGTGTGCCGGGGGAATGGCTGCAGGTGGCTTGGGGAAGAAATCTCTGCGTGTTTGTGTCGAAGTGGGGCAGGGAGACAAGACTGGGGAGCACTGGATAGTCTCAATATGCGCTTTCAGCGTGGCCTGTCCCACATTGTCACCCTGCTCGGTTTTCCTGCAGGACAGAGAGGGATGCCTCCAACTGGTCCACGGAGCGGCTGAAagctctcctcctgcctgtcAGGGTGGAGGGTGAAGAAGGGGCATGTGAGGTGACAGAAGTGAGCAAACTGGATGGAGAGGCCTCCATTAACAACCGCAAAGGGAAACTTATCTTCTTCTATGAGTGGGCTATCAAGCTGGCGTGGACTGGTGAGTGATATGCACCCCTCCTGTTTCAAGGTCAGATTCAGGTATAATATCAAGGATACACATCTCATTtgggaaataataataaagggAAGTGTCGTATTTGGTTACAAGTTTGCTTTGACAACAACCAGAGTAAGAAAGGTTGATCTGAACAATATAATTATAATTGCAGGCACCTCAAAGACAGGAGTGAAGTACAAAGGTTATGTGGAGATTCCTAATCTCTCAGATGAAAATGACATCGATGAAGTTGAGGTAAGCAAAGCTGGATGTATGGAGTATTCTAACTGGAATACTCACAGcattaatattttgtttcctgttACCTTTCTTAAAACATTTGTGTAGGATTTTTTACTGTTAGAGGCTGCTTAAGTTAACAGAATcaaaaaatggtttgggttgaatgagatctttaaaggtcatctattACCAACCTCTcagccatgagcagggacatctgtCACTAGAGCAGGTtactcagagctccatccaaccttgccttgaacacctccagggatggaacatCCACAGATTCtatgggcaacctgttccagtgcctcaccacccttagagtaaagaatttccttcTAACTtttaatctaaatctaccctctttcaaCATAAAACCATTATCTTTCATTCTGTCACTGCACTCCCTGATGAAGAGTCGCTCCCCTATCATGTTGTATCTTTATCAAATGAATTCCTGTCTCCTGGATGCAGAGGGCTCTGTAGCACAAGGAGGTATTCAGGCACAGAGGTACAGTACTGtaggctgagagagctgaagTGAAGATGAATAAAACTGCAGGGCTGTTTATGAAAGTTTAGCTAAAGTCTGTGATGTTGAATTGAGTAATAAAAGAACTGTGATTGTATGTCCTTGTTAATCAGTGCTTGTATTCATTGTTCAGATCCTTGTCAGCCTTGCTAAAGATGAGCCTGAGACTAACTTGAAGACCCTGATGAAGCAAGAGGGTGCAAAGAAAATTAGAGATGCAATGAAAACTTACATCAGCACTCTGAAAACGGGTATGTAACTGAGAGGGAGAAGTGTTATGGGAACCCATATGGACTAATTCTAAAGAAGAGATGGGAGTAAAGAGATGCTCTCTCCATCTCAACAGAAAGGTGTCAGAGCAATAACAGTAACTTTGGGAAGAAGCATTTCTGGCTCTAGACAGCATAGCTCAGCCCAGAAAGATTGGTTCTGGTGGTAATGCAGTAATAaacattaattttgaatttatgttttaaaactgAGAATGCCATTCATATTCTGAAGCTAGGGAGAAAATGAAAGCCAGTAAAATGTGTTGGTCACCCCAGTGACATAGTCACTGCCTGTGGCACAATCTGGCCTTCAGCTGGCTTACTCCCTTGGGAAGTGATATCTTTTCCAGTTTGtagtttgttttgggttttttttttcctcttgctacAGTGGTAAAGACATCTAGTGTTACTTGGGTTTTAGAATAACTGATGTCCGAAAATTGCTCTGCAGGTTTTGTTGGGTCTTTTAATGACCTGTCTCAGCATCtggatcaatttttttttttaagttaaatcTGAGTCCAGCAGCTGGAGTTAAATCAATGCACTTTGGCTGAGTTTGGCTTTCCTCTCAAATACAGGCTAGGAATGCTACAGTTGCTTTTTATATCCATTTagctatattacattacatgtCCTAGATAGCTGGGTACAAACCACCACTGATTGCTGTTTTTCCAGGATTAAATTTCTGtactcttgggtttttttcaggcaCTGTAGTGTTCAGGCTGGGAGATGCAGTCACccagtgaaagaaaagaatgcTAATCAGAAAAATCTGTATGATCTTGTGGGCTGCGATAAATGAGAATAAGTGGGAACCAAGTATTGCAGGATACAGGTTTATGCATATATGATACAAATCTGCTTTCTAATGGAATTTTGCTACGCTGaacagatgaagaaaaaggagcaaaatgtTGTATAATTGGTAAAAGCAGAAGTGACTGAGctggagaaaaagcaaatgtaATTGTGAACGAGGCTGAAGGGTTCTGATGGAGTTACAGAAGTGTTAGTGCTGGTGGACAGGGTGCTGGCAAGGCTTGTCTGGCTTTCCATGTGCAGTCCTGGCATCTGGTGTCGATAAAGATAAATCAAAGAGGGAGTTGGAAGTTACTGTTGTTTCCTGCAGTGATACAAGAAGTGAAAAAGCTTGGTTTGGTGTGTCTAGATCAGCAAGGCAAAAGTTTTTGAGGTGTGATGTGATTGCAATTTATATTAGAgagtgagagaggaaaaaagctaCGTAAGTCTAAGGTTAACCAACGTTAATGTGAGAGCAGCGTGTGGAAGATGCTCTCTCTAGACTGGGAAGAGGAGCTAAGTTCCTCATTGTTAGTGTAGGCAGGTTCTGACAGGGCCTTTGGTGGAGAGTAGCGAGGGAAAGAATTAATTACTTTTGAAAAGAAGTTTGTTTACTTTTTCTGAACACTGTTTCAAGTTATGGATGCTAGCCAAGAGCAAGGGGAAAACCAGGAAGCCCTTTTTGATTGCGTATTTTAAAGTACACTCAGAAGGTTTACTTGATCTTTAATTGGTTTCATGGGCACACTCCTGTCTTTCCAGAATTCACCCAGGGCATGATTTTGCCCACAGTGAATGGTGAACATACGGAAACAGCACCTCAGGTGGCTCCTAAAGCAGAAGAGCGCAAGGTAAACAAAACTGCAAACATGCTTTGGGATCAGTGAAGAAAGGTATGCTGTATTAGATTGTGGGACTTAGAACAGCAACCTCTGTTGTGTATAGGATATATACATTCAGGAACTGGCAATCTCTGGAACAGGTGGGACTGTTTCCATTGGCAGCACATGATGTTTCTTCCAAGCAAAGTGATAAATCTGCTTTTTATATTTAAGTATGGTTGTATCTTATTGCATCTTTGCTAATAGCCTTGGTTTTTGCCCTTGCATATGTGAACCATTTGTTGATTTTTTGGTGAAAACAAgtgtgtatgtgtttgttttccatgtTGTTTTGTTAGAcggctgccaggagcagcactgccatACCACAGTCCAAATCCATAGGAGTCAAGATCCCTACCTGTAAGATCAGTTTGAAGGACACCTTCTTAACATCTCCTGAGGA is part of the Molothrus aeneus isolate 106 chromosome 6, BPBGC_Maene_1.0, whole genome shotgun sequence genome and harbors:
- the AHSA1 gene encoding activator of 90 kDa heat shock protein ATPase homolog 1, whose product is MAKWGEGDPRWIVEQRADATNVNNWHWTERDASNWSTERLKALLLPVRVEGEEGACEVTEVSKLDGEASINNRKGKLIFFYEWAIKLAWTGTSKTGVKYKGYVEIPNLSDENDIDEVEILVSLAKDEPETNLKTLMKQEGAKKIRDAMKTYISTLKTEFTQGMILPTVNGEHTETAPQVAPKAEERKTAARSSTAIPQSKSIGVKIPTCKISLKDTFLTSPEELYRVFVTQEMVQAFTHAQATLEADKGGKFQLLDGSVTGEFVDLVPEKQLVMKWRFKSWPAGHFATITLNFNDKGGETEVCLEGKGVPASEEERTKQGWQRYYFEGIKQTFGYGARLF